Proteins encoded together in one Eubalaena glacialis isolate mEubGla1 chromosome 7, mEubGla1.1.hap2.+ XY, whole genome shotgun sequence window:
- the LOC133095216 gene encoding adenylate cyclase type 10-like isoform X4 — protein sequence MATGKGVAAPPLWPVEARLAALLPDLLVFRKPRGSEHELATAQGVLLGVHVTGFTALMDRFSLSCKSEHDMDTLAHIFSYYISDIVEHVLCFGGDILNITGNVLLALWTVEQNQLSDIITLVAKCSLEIQEKFGIYHTREGQDLQLKIGLSAGRISQVIVGDEQRQYLLVTGRDVDGVQLAQRLAQANEIVLSWNCWKLCEQYMFEVEIMREDEAVKLRDMRIIDPFDFDEHFYKCLDYLPHYRTSADILRTALELDPDSALEQTLRKHIMKNLLKKIDEGQPMEYISEFRTVTMVLVSLEFHKTAWMLHLCHLIQEAALYISTVIEKGGGQLSRIFMSETGCMFLCVFGLPGDKKPDECAHALESSFSIFSFCWENLAETKLVSISITSGPVFCGMVGAVARHEYTVIGPKVSLVARMITAYPGLVSCDEVTYLRSMLPAYNFKKLPEKMMKNISNPGKMYEYLGHRRCIMFGKRHLARERNKNHSLLDREKELEAFRMAQQGSLHQKKGQAVLYEGEKGCGKSQLLAEINFLAQKEGHRVLPLKLKEADSKQCFYAIQTLMAIFFEIDMCPAYYRQERLHKQLHGMVEEPLHCLFNDLFFVKAMRETPLIFLIDEAQYMDAASWEFLGTLLSSVPIIMVMTLTPTFTLCGWAQHFLQSPQAIFVPISKLATTSLLRMACWELGVVSIPQELQIYLLRRCFGNPLYCEVLCQDLLSKNILLFHDLQKEEEEENSKWETLSANAMKSTMYSISPASSEDQELYVCTVKDDVNLDTVLLPPLLKEIAVNQLDQLSPGEQLLVKCAAVIGHSFHIDLLQHLLPGWGKNKLLQVLRALVDIHVLRWCSKSQDLPAEPILMPSSIEIIEQTKEERKSDAGSPLRLQEELSLPQTEVLEFGVPLLQEAAWELWPKAQQTALHLECAWFLRDLACRCGSCHGGDFVPFHRFAICSTKSSSGTSRFCSYKDTGSILTQVITDKLQLPSPQDSFQFQTKSPRSQEAFTREHCRTEEEFLDQLNRKLAQTSPEKDMLTTKPCHCKEVLKLVLSPLTQHCLVIGETTCAFYYLLEAAAASLDLSDNYMAFLYLRKASSLLGQPSAFSFFKKHKVKICQFEEATFCCLRSEVCFNMGQITLAKNLARQALRLLKRNFPWTWFGVIFQTFLEKCWRSCSLSQPPDNPSENKKKLAILQQQVQCLSLLWQLYNLEATASSRRFAYLATVMQENSAKESASEAQVVSTYVALSQFSQNMGDKEKWLHCEQMAIQKNSLCWFSREGLLATAQLMQALAYTKLCLGHLDFSIRLGFQAREICRHLKKPALENLVLSVLFRSAFLKKKFDLCVHVLESQWALISQGHDVLGLACFYSACLDLLLYGKGWLCRPFGECLHFIQHYEHSCILNSQSNVMLGVHSSLAMWFAQDSQWKLFEHHFSKARQLVKRTNASLFGSHGFVRFLECHVLMLQKIPQGVFTHTPSETPRQTLKYFKEFFSRCVTCPVYHQWVSELKASVMRYGKRESMSLTNIIRPFDTCLTRIWIEGEFLEENNSFEGNLQRFVRVADVKENKDEEEIQECIC from the exons atGGCGACGGGCAAGGGGGTGGCGGCGCCGCCTCTGTGGCCCGTAGAGGCCCGGTTGGCGGCGCTGCTTCCAGACCTGCTGGTCTTCAGGAAGCCCCGGGGATCAGAACACGAGCTTGCCACGGCCCAGGGCGTCCTCCTTGGCGTCCACGTGACGG GGTTTACAGCATTAATGGACAGGTTCAGCCTGAGCTGCAAGTCGGAACATGACATGGACACACTGGCCCACATCTTCAGTTATTACATTAGTGACATCGTGGAGC ATGTGCTCTGTTTTGGAGGGGATATCCTAAATATCAcag GGAATGTGCTCCTGGCACTCTGGACAGTGGAACAGAATCAACTGAGTGACATCATTACCCTGGTGGCAAAATGCAGTCTGGAGATACAGGAGAAATTTGGGATCTACCATACCAGAGAAGGCCAGGACCTGCAGCTAAAAATAG GTCTGTCTGCAGGGCGGATTTCCCAAGTTATTGTTGGAGACGAGCAGCGACAGTACCTCTTGGTGACTGGGCGTGATGTAGACGGTGTCCAGTTAGCTCAGCGGTTGGCTCAGGCAAATGAGATTGTCTTGTCCTGGAACTGCTGGAAGCTCTGTGAGCAGTACATGTTTGAAGTGGAAATCATGAGGGAGGATGAAGCTGTGAAG TTAAGAGATATGCGGATCATTGACCCATTTGATTTTGATGAGCATTTTTACAAGTGCCTCGATTACCTGCCACATTACCGGACAAGTGCTG ACATTCTAAGAACTGCCCTGGAGTTGGATCCAGACTCTGCACTTGAGCAAACCCTGCGGAAGCACATAATGAAAAACCTTTTAAAGAAG ATTGATGAAGGCCAACCTATGGAGTATATATCCGAATTCCGTACTGTGACTATGGTTTTGGTCAGCCTAGAGTTCCACAAGACAGCATGGATGTTGCATTTGTGTCATCTTATCCAGGAGGCTGCCTTATACATCTCCACAGTGATAGAGAAAGGGGGTGGCCAGCTGAGCCGGATCTTTATGTCTGAGACG GGCTGCATGTTCCTCTGTGTTTTCGGCCTTCCTGGGGATAAGAAGCCAGATGAGTGTGCACATGCCCTGGAGAGCTCCTTCAGCATCTTCAGCTTCTGCTGGGAGAATCTTGCTGAGACCAa GCTTGTTTCCATCAGTATCACCAGTGGACCAGTATTCTGTGGCATGGTTGGGGCAGTAGCAAGACACGAATATACAG TTATTGGCCCAAAAGTAAGCCTTGTGGCAAGAATGATAACTGCTTATCCAGGTTTGGTGTCCTGTGATGAGGTAACATATCTAAGATCTATGCTACCTGCTTACAACTTTAAGAAACTCCCagagaaaatgatgaaaaacatCTCCAACCCAGGGAAGATGTATGAATACCTTGGCCATAGAAGATGTAT AATGTTTGGGAAGAGACATCTGgccagagagagaaataaaaatcactctTTGCTag ACCGGGAGAAAGAACTGGAAGCCTTCCGAATGGCACAGCAGGGAAGTTTGCACCAGAAGAAGGGACAAGCAGTTCTGTACGAAGGTGAAAAAGGCTGTGGAAAAAGTCAGCTGTTGGCTGAAATAAACTTCCTGGCCCAGAAAGAAGGGCACAG GGTGTTGCCATTGAAGCTGAAGGAAGCAGATTCCAAGCAGTGCTTCTATGCCATCCAGACCCTCATGGCCATCTTCTTTGAGATTGATATGTGCCCAGCCTATTACCGGCAAGAGCGCCTCCACAAACAGCTCCACGGGATGGTGGAGGAACCGCTTCACTGCCTGTTTAATGACCTCTTCTTTGTGAAG GCAATGAGGGAAACACCACTGATTTTCCTCATTGATGAGGCCCAGTATATGGATGCAGCCTCCTGGGAGTTTTTGGGAACTTTGCTCTCCAGTGTGCCCATCATCATGGTGATGACATTGACCCCTACCTTCACCCTGTGTGGCTGGGCCCAGCACTTCCTGCAGAGCCCTCAGGCTATCTTTGTGCCCATTTCGAAGTTGGCAACGACCTCACTGTTGAGAATGGCATGTTGGGAACTGGGGGTGGTGAGCATCCCCCAAGAGCTGCAGAT CTACCTTCTCCGCAGGTGCTTTGGAAACCCCCTTTACTGTGAGGTCTTATGCCAGGACCTTCTCTCTAAGAACATATTGCTCTTTCATGACCtccaaaaggaggaggaggaggagaacagCAAGTGGGAAACCCTCTCAG CCAATGCCATGAAATCCACAATGTATAGTATTTCTCCTGCCAGCTCTGAAGACCAGGAACTTTATGTCTGCACAGTCAAGGATGATGTGAACTTGGATACAGTGCTTCTTCCACCGTTATTAAAAG aaatagCAGTGAACCAACTGGATCAACTGAGCCCAGGGGAACAGTTGCTGGTTAAGTGTGCTGCAGTCATTGGTCACTCCTTCCACATAGATCTGCTGCAGCACCTCCTGCCTGGCTGGGGTAAAAATAAACTACTTCAGGTACTGAGGGCTCTTGTGGATATACATGTGCTCCGCTGGTGCAGCAAGAGCCAAGACCTTCCTGCTGAGCCAATATTAATGCCTTCCTCTATCGAGATTATTGAACAAACCAAAGAGGAGAGAAAGTCAG ATGCTGGCTCTCCTCTCAGGCTACAAGAGGAACTATCCCTACCTCAAACCGAGGTGCTAGAATTTGGAGTGCCTCTATTGCAGGAAGCGGCTTGGGAGCTGTGGCCCAAGGCACAACAGACAGCCCTACACCTTGAATGTGCCTGGTTTCTTCGAGATTTGGCCTGCCGCTGTGGGAGCTGTCATGGGGGGGATTTTGTCCCCTTCCACCGTTTTGCCATCTGTTCTACTAAGAGCTCCAGTGGGACCTCCCGATTCTGTAGCTACAAAGATACTGGCTCGATACTAACACAAGTGATCACAGACAAATTGCAGCTGCCTTCTCCCCAAG ACAGTTTTCAGTTCCAGACAAAATCACCCAGAAGTCAGGAGGCCTTCACAAGGGAACACTGCAG AACAGAGGAGGAGTTCCTGGATCAACTGAACAGGAAACTGGCTCAGACCAGCCCCGAGAAAGACATGTTGACCACGAAGCCCTGCCACTGTAAGGAAGTCCTGAAGTTAGTGCTGTCACCTCTCACCCAGCACTGCCTGGTCATTGGAGAAACCACTTGTGCGTTTTATTACCTGCTGGAGGCTGCCGCTGCCTCCTTGGACCTGTCAGATAATTACATG GCCTTCCTTTATTTGAGGAAGGCAAGCAGCCTTCTGGGCCAACCCTCAGCATTctcgttttttaaaaagcacaaggtGAAGATCTGTCAGTTTGAGGAGGCCACTTTCTGCTGTCTTCGGTCAGAG GTCTGTTTCAACATGGGACAGATCACCTTGGCCAAAAACTTGGCTAGGCAAGCCCTTCGTCTGCTGAAAAGGAATTTCCCTTGGACCTGGTTTGGTGTCATCTTCCAAACATTCCTAGAGAAATGCTGGCGTTCCTGTTCCCTGAGCCAACCCCCAGACAATCCTAGTGAGAA TAAGAAGAAGCTGGCAATCCTGCAGCAGCAGGTGCAATGCCTCTCCCTGCTCTGGCAGCTGTACAACCTGGAGGCCACAGCCAGCAGCCGCAGGTTTGCCTACCTGGCCACTGTTATGCAGGAGAATTCAGCCAAGGAGTCTGCCAGTGAAGCCCAG GTTGTCTCTACCTACGTGGCCCTCTCCCAGTTCTCCCAGAACATGGGTGACAAGGAGAAGTGGCTGCATTGTGAGCAGATGGCCATTCAGAAGAACAGCCTATGTTGGTTCTCCAGGGAGGGATTGTTGGCCACAGCCCAGCTCATGCAGGCCTTGGCCTACACCAAGCTCTGCCTCGGCCATCTTGACTTCTCCATCAGGCTGG GTTTTCAAGCTCGTGAGATATGCAGACACCTCAAGAAACCAGCTCTGGAGAATCTGGTTCTCTCAGTTCTCTTCAGATCTGCATTTCTGAAGAAAAA ATTTGATCTGTGTGTCCATGTGCTGGAGAGTCAGTGGGCGCTCATTTCCCAGGGTCATGATGTCCTTGGCCTGGCCTGCTTCTATTCTGCTTGCTTAGATCTGCTGCTCTATGGAAAAG GATGGCTGTGTCGGCCCTTTGGGGAATGTCTGCATTTCATTCAACATTATGAGCACAGCTGCATTCTAAATTCTCAGAGCAATGTCATGCTGGGGGTCCACTCCTCTCTGGCCATGTG GTTTGCCCAGGACTCACAGTGGAAGCTATTTGAGCACCACTTCTCCAAGGCTCGCCAGTTGGTGAAAAGAACCAATGCCTCACTATTTGGTTCACATGGCTTTGTCCGATTCCTAGAGTGCCATGTGCTAATGTTACAGAAGATACCACAGGGTGTCTTCACGCATACTCCCTCAGAGACTCCCCGCCAAACCCTCAAG tactttaagGAGTTCTTCTCTCGATGTGTGACCTGCCCTGTCTATCACCAGTGGGTCTCTGAGCTTAAAGCCTCTGTAATGAGATACGGAAAGAGAGAGTCCATGTCCTTGACTAACATCATCAGACCTTTTGACACCTGCTTGACCAGGATTTGGATAGAGGGAGAATTCCTGGAGGAAAATAACTCCTTTGAAGGAAATTTGCAGA GATTTGTCAGAGTGGCTGATGTCAAGGAgaataaagatgaagaagaaattCAAGAATGTATATGTTAA
- the LOC133095216 gene encoding adenylate cyclase type 10-like isoform X8 encodes MATGKGVAAPPLWPVEARLAALLPDLLVFRKPRGSEHELATAQGVLLGVHVTGFTALMDRFSLSCKSEHDMDTLAHIFSYYISDIVEHVLCFGGDILNITGNVLLALWTVEQNQLSDIITLVAKCSLEIQEKFGIYHTREGQDLQLKIGLSAGRISQVIVGDEQRQYLLVTGRDVDGVQLAQRLAQANEIVLSWNCWKLCEQYMFEVEIMREDEAVKEAALYISTVIEKGGGQLSRIFMSETGCMFLCVFGLPGDKKPDECAHALESSFSIFSFCWENLAETKLVSISITSGPVFCGMVGAVARHEYTVIGPKVSLVARMITAYPGLVSCDEVTYLRSMLPAYNFKKLPEKMMKNISNPGKMYEYLGHRRCIMFGKRHLARERNKNHSLLDREKELEAFRMAQQGSLHQKKGQAVLYEGEKGCGKSQLLAEINFLAQKEGHRVLPLKLKEADSKQCFYAIQTLMAIFFEIDMCPAYYRQERLHKQLHGMVEEPLHCLFNDLFFVKFPLSFKVSHMDDLTRQKKVKACFFQVLQKAMRETPLIFLIDEAQYMDAASWEFLGTLLSSVPIIMVMTLTPTFTLCGWAQHFLQSPQAIFVPISKLATTSLLRMACWELGVVSIPQELQIYLLRRCFGNPLYCEVLCQDLLSKNILLFHDLQKEEEEENSKWETLSANAMKSTMYSISPASSEDQELYVCTVKDDVNLDTVLLPPLLKEIAVNQLDQLSPGEQLLVKCAAVIGHSFHIDLLQHLLPGWGKNKLLQVLRALVDIHVLRWCSKSQDLPAEPILMPSSIEIIEQTKEERKSDAGSPLRLQEELSLPQTEVLEFGVPLLQEAAWELWPKAQQTALHLECAWFLRDLACRCGSCHGGDFVPFHRFAICSTKSSSGTSRFCSYKDTGSILTQVITDKLQLPSPQDSFQFQTKSPRSQEAFTREHCRTEEEFLDQLNRKLAQTSPEKDMLTTKPCHCKEVLKLVLSPLTQHCLVIGETTCAFYYLLEAAAASLDLSDNYMAFLYLRKASSLLGQPSAFSFFKKHKVKICQFEEATFCCLRSEVCFNMGQITLAKNLARQALRLLKRNFPWTWFGVIFQTFLEKCWRSCSLSQPPDNPSENKKKLAILQQQVQCLSLLWQLYNLEATASSRRFAYLATVMQENSAKESASEAQVVSTYVALSQFSQNMGDKEKWLHCEQMAIQKNSLCWFSREGLLATAQLMQALAYTKLCLGHLDFSIRLGFQAREICRHLKKPALENLVLSVLFRSAFLKKKFDLCVHVLESQWALISQGHDVLGLACFYSACLDLLLYGKGWLCRPFGECLHFIQHYEHSCILNSQSNVMLGVHSSLAMWFAQDSQWKLFEHHFSKARQLVKRTNASLFGSHGFVRFLECHVLMLQKIPQGVFTHTPSETPRQTLKYFKEFFSRCVTCPVYHQWVSELKASVMRYGKRESMSLTNIIRPFDTCLTRIWIEGEFLEENNSFEGNLQRFVRVADVKENKDEEEIQECIC; translated from the exons atGGCGACGGGCAAGGGGGTGGCGGCGCCGCCTCTGTGGCCCGTAGAGGCCCGGTTGGCGGCGCTGCTTCCAGACCTGCTGGTCTTCAGGAAGCCCCGGGGATCAGAACACGAGCTTGCCACGGCCCAGGGCGTCCTCCTTGGCGTCCACGTGACGG GGTTTACAGCATTAATGGACAGGTTCAGCCTGAGCTGCAAGTCGGAACATGACATGGACACACTGGCCCACATCTTCAGTTATTACATTAGTGACATCGTGGAGC ATGTGCTCTGTTTTGGAGGGGATATCCTAAATATCAcag GGAATGTGCTCCTGGCACTCTGGACAGTGGAACAGAATCAACTGAGTGACATCATTACCCTGGTGGCAAAATGCAGTCTGGAGATACAGGAGAAATTTGGGATCTACCATACCAGAGAAGGCCAGGACCTGCAGCTAAAAATAG GTCTGTCTGCAGGGCGGATTTCCCAAGTTATTGTTGGAGACGAGCAGCGACAGTACCTCTTGGTGACTGGGCGTGATGTAGACGGTGTCCAGTTAGCTCAGCGGTTGGCTCAGGCAAATGAGATTGTCTTGTCCTGGAACTGCTGGAAGCTCTGTGAGCAGTACATGTTTGAAGTGGAAATCATGAGGGAGGATGAAGCTGTGAAG GAGGCTGCCTTATACATCTCCACAGTGATAGAGAAAGGGGGTGGCCAGCTGAGCCGGATCTTTATGTCTGAGACG GGCTGCATGTTCCTCTGTGTTTTCGGCCTTCCTGGGGATAAGAAGCCAGATGAGTGTGCACATGCCCTGGAGAGCTCCTTCAGCATCTTCAGCTTCTGCTGGGAGAATCTTGCTGAGACCAa GCTTGTTTCCATCAGTATCACCAGTGGACCAGTATTCTGTGGCATGGTTGGGGCAGTAGCAAGACACGAATATACAG TTATTGGCCCAAAAGTAAGCCTTGTGGCAAGAATGATAACTGCTTATCCAGGTTTGGTGTCCTGTGATGAGGTAACATATCTAAGATCTATGCTACCTGCTTACAACTTTAAGAAACTCCCagagaaaatgatgaaaaacatCTCCAACCCAGGGAAGATGTATGAATACCTTGGCCATAGAAGATGTAT AATGTTTGGGAAGAGACATCTGgccagagagagaaataaaaatcactctTTGCTag ACCGGGAGAAAGAACTGGAAGCCTTCCGAATGGCACAGCAGGGAAGTTTGCACCAGAAGAAGGGACAAGCAGTTCTGTACGAAGGTGAAAAAGGCTGTGGAAAAAGTCAGCTGTTGGCTGAAATAAACTTCCTGGCCCAGAAAGAAGGGCACAG GGTGTTGCCATTGAAGCTGAAGGAAGCAGATTCCAAGCAGTGCTTCTATGCCATCCAGACCCTCATGGCCATCTTCTTTGAGATTGATATGTGCCCAGCCTATTACCGGCAAGAGCGCCTCCACAAACAGCTCCACGGGATGGTGGAGGAACCGCTTCACTGCCTGTTTAATGACCTCTTCTTTGTGAAG TTTCCCTTATCCTTCAAAGTTTCGCACATGGATGACCTGACCAGACAAAAGAAGGTTAAAGCATGTTTTTTTCAAGTGCTGCAGAAG GCAATGAGGGAAACACCACTGATTTTCCTCATTGATGAGGCCCAGTATATGGATGCAGCCTCCTGGGAGTTTTTGGGAACTTTGCTCTCCAGTGTGCCCATCATCATGGTGATGACATTGACCCCTACCTTCACCCTGTGTGGCTGGGCCCAGCACTTCCTGCAGAGCCCTCAGGCTATCTTTGTGCCCATTTCGAAGTTGGCAACGACCTCACTGTTGAGAATGGCATGTTGGGAACTGGGGGTGGTGAGCATCCCCCAAGAGCTGCAGAT CTACCTTCTCCGCAGGTGCTTTGGAAACCCCCTTTACTGTGAGGTCTTATGCCAGGACCTTCTCTCTAAGAACATATTGCTCTTTCATGACCtccaaaaggaggaggaggaggagaacagCAAGTGGGAAACCCTCTCAG CCAATGCCATGAAATCCACAATGTATAGTATTTCTCCTGCCAGCTCTGAAGACCAGGAACTTTATGTCTGCACAGTCAAGGATGATGTGAACTTGGATACAGTGCTTCTTCCACCGTTATTAAAAG aaatagCAGTGAACCAACTGGATCAACTGAGCCCAGGGGAACAGTTGCTGGTTAAGTGTGCTGCAGTCATTGGTCACTCCTTCCACATAGATCTGCTGCAGCACCTCCTGCCTGGCTGGGGTAAAAATAAACTACTTCAGGTACTGAGGGCTCTTGTGGATATACATGTGCTCCGCTGGTGCAGCAAGAGCCAAGACCTTCCTGCTGAGCCAATATTAATGCCTTCCTCTATCGAGATTATTGAACAAACCAAAGAGGAGAGAAAGTCAG ATGCTGGCTCTCCTCTCAGGCTACAAGAGGAACTATCCCTACCTCAAACCGAGGTGCTAGAATTTGGAGTGCCTCTATTGCAGGAAGCGGCTTGGGAGCTGTGGCCCAAGGCACAACAGACAGCCCTACACCTTGAATGTGCCTGGTTTCTTCGAGATTTGGCCTGCCGCTGTGGGAGCTGTCATGGGGGGGATTTTGTCCCCTTCCACCGTTTTGCCATCTGTTCTACTAAGAGCTCCAGTGGGACCTCCCGATTCTGTAGCTACAAAGATACTGGCTCGATACTAACACAAGTGATCACAGACAAATTGCAGCTGCCTTCTCCCCAAG ACAGTTTTCAGTTCCAGACAAAATCACCCAGAAGTCAGGAGGCCTTCACAAGGGAACACTGCAG AACAGAGGAGGAGTTCCTGGATCAACTGAACAGGAAACTGGCTCAGACCAGCCCCGAGAAAGACATGTTGACCACGAAGCCCTGCCACTGTAAGGAAGTCCTGAAGTTAGTGCTGTCACCTCTCACCCAGCACTGCCTGGTCATTGGAGAAACCACTTGTGCGTTTTATTACCTGCTGGAGGCTGCCGCTGCCTCCTTGGACCTGTCAGATAATTACATG GCCTTCCTTTATTTGAGGAAGGCAAGCAGCCTTCTGGGCCAACCCTCAGCATTctcgttttttaaaaagcacaaggtGAAGATCTGTCAGTTTGAGGAGGCCACTTTCTGCTGTCTTCGGTCAGAG GTCTGTTTCAACATGGGACAGATCACCTTGGCCAAAAACTTGGCTAGGCAAGCCCTTCGTCTGCTGAAAAGGAATTTCCCTTGGACCTGGTTTGGTGTCATCTTCCAAACATTCCTAGAGAAATGCTGGCGTTCCTGTTCCCTGAGCCAACCCCCAGACAATCCTAGTGAGAA TAAGAAGAAGCTGGCAATCCTGCAGCAGCAGGTGCAATGCCTCTCCCTGCTCTGGCAGCTGTACAACCTGGAGGCCACAGCCAGCAGCCGCAGGTTTGCCTACCTGGCCACTGTTATGCAGGAGAATTCAGCCAAGGAGTCTGCCAGTGAAGCCCAG GTTGTCTCTACCTACGTGGCCCTCTCCCAGTTCTCCCAGAACATGGGTGACAAGGAGAAGTGGCTGCATTGTGAGCAGATGGCCATTCAGAAGAACAGCCTATGTTGGTTCTCCAGGGAGGGATTGTTGGCCACAGCCCAGCTCATGCAGGCCTTGGCCTACACCAAGCTCTGCCTCGGCCATCTTGACTTCTCCATCAGGCTGG GTTTTCAAGCTCGTGAGATATGCAGACACCTCAAGAAACCAGCTCTGGAGAATCTGGTTCTCTCAGTTCTCTTCAGATCTGCATTTCTGAAGAAAAA ATTTGATCTGTGTGTCCATGTGCTGGAGAGTCAGTGGGCGCTCATTTCCCAGGGTCATGATGTCCTTGGCCTGGCCTGCTTCTATTCTGCTTGCTTAGATCTGCTGCTCTATGGAAAAG GATGGCTGTGTCGGCCCTTTGGGGAATGTCTGCATTTCATTCAACATTATGAGCACAGCTGCATTCTAAATTCTCAGAGCAATGTCATGCTGGGGGTCCACTCCTCTCTGGCCATGTG GTTTGCCCAGGACTCACAGTGGAAGCTATTTGAGCACCACTTCTCCAAGGCTCGCCAGTTGGTGAAAAGAACCAATGCCTCACTATTTGGTTCACATGGCTTTGTCCGATTCCTAGAGTGCCATGTGCTAATGTTACAGAAGATACCACAGGGTGTCTTCACGCATACTCCCTCAGAGACTCCCCGCCAAACCCTCAAG tactttaagGAGTTCTTCTCTCGATGTGTGACCTGCCCTGTCTATCACCAGTGGGTCTCTGAGCTTAAAGCCTCTGTAATGAGATACGGAAAGAGAGAGTCCATGTCCTTGACTAACATCATCAGACCTTTTGACACCTGCTTGACCAGGATTTGGATAGAGGGAGAATTCCTGGAGGAAAATAACTCCTTTGAAGGAAATTTGCAGA GATTTGTCAGAGTGGCTGATGTCAAGGAgaataaagatgaagaagaaattCAAGAATGTATATGTTAA